The following proteins come from a genomic window of Microbacterium sp. SY138:
- the galK gene encoding galactokinase, which produces MTAAHDDALALFTRLTGREPDGVWSAPGRVNLIGEHTDYNDGFVLPFAIPQRTVAAVGRRDDARGRVLVGSTFAEEPVEVALDELDRLFPTAPGSHPAVPEWAAYPLGVAWALGQAAAERGPFGGMDIAIASDVPVGAGLSSSAAIEGATSSALNDLWGTGFDGTALARIGRRAENEAVGAPTGIMDQMASMLGRPDTAIFLDCRTLETRLVPLGVAEAGLAILVIDTRVKHAHSTGGYRERRASCELGASIMGVPALRDISIDDLPRAQKLMDEVTFRRVRHIVTENQRVLDTVRVLREQGVRAIGDLLVASHASMRDDFEISTAELDTAVDTALSAGALGARMTGGGFGGAAIALVEQAAVASVSDAVNADFAKSRFAPPLLFTVTPSAGPRRDA; this is translated from the coding sequence ATGACCGCCGCACACGACGATGCCCTCGCCCTCTTCACCCGCCTGACCGGGCGTGAACCCGACGGAGTCTGGTCGGCGCCCGGGCGCGTGAACCTCATCGGCGAGCACACCGACTACAACGACGGGTTCGTGCTGCCGTTCGCCATCCCGCAGCGCACGGTGGCCGCGGTCGGTCGGCGCGATGACGCCCGCGGTCGCGTCCTGGTCGGCTCCACATTCGCCGAAGAACCGGTCGAGGTCGCCCTCGACGAGCTCGACCGGCTCTTCCCCACTGCACCCGGCTCGCATCCGGCCGTCCCGGAGTGGGCCGCCTACCCGCTCGGGGTCGCCTGGGCGCTCGGTCAGGCGGCCGCCGAGCGCGGACCGTTCGGCGGGATGGACATCGCCATCGCCTCCGACGTGCCCGTGGGCGCCGGGCTCTCGTCCTCGGCCGCGATCGAGGGGGCGACATCCTCCGCCTTGAACGACCTGTGGGGCACCGGGTTCGACGGAACGGCCCTCGCCCGCATCGGACGACGGGCCGAGAACGAAGCCGTCGGCGCCCCCACAGGGATCATGGACCAGATGGCGTCGATGCTCGGCCGGCCCGACACCGCGATATTCCTCGACTGCCGCACACTGGAAACCCGGCTCGTGCCTCTCGGCGTCGCCGAGGCAGGCCTCGCGATCCTCGTGATCGACACCCGTGTGAAGCACGCCCACTCCACCGGCGGCTACCGCGAACGCCGGGCCTCGTGCGAACTCGGCGCCTCGATCATGGGAGTGCCTGCGCTGCGCGACATCTCGATCGACGACCTGCCGCGCGCTCAGAAGCTGATGGACGAGGTCACCTTCCGGCGCGTGCGTCACATCGTGACCGAGAACCAGCGGGTCCTCGACACCGTGCGGGTGTTGCGCGAGCAGGGCGTCCGAGCGATCGGCGACCTCCTGGTCGCCTCGCACGCATCGATGCGCGACGACTTCGAGATCTCGACCGCCGAACTGGACACCGCTGTCGACACCGCTCTGAGCGCCGGCGCCCTCGGTGCACGGATGACCGGCGGTGGGTTCGGAGGTGCCGCGATCGCCCTCGTCGAGCAGGCTGCCGTCGCATCGGTGTCGGATGCCGTGAACGCCGACTTCGCGAAGTCGCGGTTCGCGCCGCCCCTCCTGTTCACGGTCACCCCGTCGGCCGGCCCCCGCCGCGACGCCTGA
- the galE gene encoding UDP-glucose 4-epimerase GalE encodes MSWIVTGGAGYIGAHVVRALADAGLTPVVLDDLSSGVESFVPEGVAFVRGSILDRELVEKTLRDHGAEGVIHVAGFKYAGVSMHRPLHTYAQNVEGTRVILEAMEAAGVSNIVFSSSAAVFGTPDVALVVEDTAKKPASPYGESKLIGEWLLRDQAIATAESERPLRHTSLRYFNVVGSADPTVYDVSPHNLFPIVFEALLAGKTPRINGDDYATEDGTNVRDYVHVGDIAAAHVAAAQRLSDGRPIEAAYNLGSGDGLSVKQIMDAVARVTGIDFTPEIGPRRPGDPDRIVATGELAARDLDWTMRYSVDEMVRTGWEARQAARP; translated from the coding sequence ATGTCCTGGATAGTCACCGGAGGCGCCGGCTACATCGGCGCCCACGTCGTCCGCGCTCTCGCGGATGCCGGGCTCACCCCGGTCGTGCTCGATGACCTGTCCAGCGGCGTCGAGTCCTTCGTGCCCGAGGGCGTGGCATTCGTGCGGGGCAGCATCCTGGACCGTGAGCTGGTCGAGAAGACGCTGCGCGACCACGGTGCCGAGGGTGTGATCCACGTCGCGGGCTTCAAGTACGCCGGCGTCTCGATGCACCGCCCCCTGCACACCTACGCGCAGAACGTCGAGGGCACGCGGGTGATCCTCGAGGCCATGGAGGCCGCGGGAGTCTCGAACATCGTGTTCTCCTCCTCCGCCGCCGTGTTCGGCACGCCCGATGTGGCCCTCGTCGTGGAAGACACCGCCAAGAAGCCGGCCAGCCCTTACGGCGAATCGAAGCTCATCGGCGAATGGCTGCTGCGCGACCAGGCGATCGCGACGGCGGAATCCGAGCGGCCCCTGCGACACACCTCTCTGCGGTACTTCAACGTGGTGGGTTCCGCCGATCCGACGGTCTACGACGTCAGCCCGCACAACCTCTTCCCGATCGTGTTCGAGGCGCTGCTGGCCGGGAAGACGCCCCGCATCAACGGCGACGACTACGCGACGGAAGACGGGACGAACGTGCGCGACTACGTGCACGTCGGCGACATCGCGGCCGCCCACGTCGCGGCCGCGCAGCGTCTGTCCGACGGACGCCCGATCGAAGCCGCCTACAACCTCGGCTCCGGTGACGGACTGAGTGTGAAGCAGATCATGGATGCCGTCGCCCGCGTGACCGGCATCGACTTCACGCCCGAGATCGGCCCGCGCCGCCCCGGTGACCCCGACCGCATCGTCGCGACCGGTGAGCTCGCAGCCCGCGACCTCGACTGGACCATGCGGTACTCGGTCGACGAGATGGTGCGCACGGGGTGGGAAGCGCGGCAGGCCGCCCGCCCCTGA
- a CDS encoding MFS transporter — protein sequence MTSLGDRVRDRRLDAAPSRSQAIAFGASGFPTQLMAQTFSAFVVYFYVSHLAVPATWVAVAMIAHGILNAVLNPVVGTISDRLRTPWGRRIPWIGLGIVPLVVAFALVWMPPELPVAGLITWFLVVVAVYDIAFVVVVLNISALFPEMFRTTEERARGNVPRQIFAIFGMVLGTAGAPALYSAIGWPGMALVLGAVCLVLLVWSFFGGMIERRLPDAESTASSEAMRWADQLKYTFRNRAFVPYVLGSLFVQTSIAVILAAIPFYVRYSLHAPEGQGSLLLGAIFATAIPSIMLWSAVVRRTSPRTAVLWSVAVFGVSVLGYLAPSNVIGAALVGVAVGVGVGGLLQLLEVMLAQIIDDDAVRTGHRREGAYFGVNGFVVRGSVVLQAIVAAVVLTASGFDAALGDTQPDSVDGGIRLMLAVIPLGFTALAWLCFWAYPIRSRDL from the coding sequence GTGACCTCCCTGGGCGATCGGGTGCGCGACCGACGCCTCGACGCGGCCCCGAGCAGGTCGCAGGCGATCGCCTTCGGAGCCTCGGGCTTCCCGACGCAGCTGATGGCGCAGACGTTCTCGGCCTTCGTCGTCTACTTCTACGTCTCGCACCTCGCCGTACCGGCCACGTGGGTGGCGGTCGCGATGATCGCTCACGGCATCCTGAACGCCGTGCTCAACCCCGTCGTCGGCACGATCTCCGACCGACTGCGCACTCCGTGGGGCCGGCGCATCCCGTGGATCGGCCTGGGCATCGTGCCGCTGGTCGTCGCATTCGCGCTGGTCTGGATGCCGCCGGAGCTCCCCGTCGCCGGCCTCATCACCTGGTTCCTGGTCGTCGTGGCGGTGTACGACATCGCGTTCGTCGTGGTGGTGCTGAACATCTCGGCACTGTTCCCCGAGATGTTCCGCACCACGGAGGAACGCGCCCGCGGCAACGTGCCGCGACAGATCTTCGCGATCTTCGGCATGGTCCTGGGCACCGCGGGCGCCCCTGCGCTGTACAGCGCGATCGGGTGGCCAGGAATGGCCTTGGTTCTCGGCGCCGTCTGCCTGGTGCTGCTCGTCTGGTCGTTCTTCGGCGGGATGATCGAGCGCCGGCTTCCGGATGCGGAGTCGACGGCATCGTCGGAAGCGATGCGCTGGGCAGACCAGCTGAAGTACACGTTCCGCAACCGGGCGTTCGTTCCGTATGTGCTCGGTTCGCTGTTCGTGCAGACCTCGATCGCGGTGATCCTCGCCGCGATCCCCTTCTACGTGCGCTACTCCCTGCATGCGCCGGAGGGGCAGGGCAGCCTGCTGCTCGGTGCCATCTTCGCCACCGCGATCCCGTCGATCATGCTGTGGAGCGCGGTCGTCCGCCGCACCTCCCCCCGCACCGCTGTGCTGTGGAGCGTCGCGGTGTTCGGGGTCTCCGTGCTCGGCTACCTCGCGCCGTCGAACGTGATCGGCGCGGCTCTGGTCGGTGTCGCGGTCGGCGTGGGGGTCGGGGGCCTGCTGCAGTTGCTCGAGGTCATGCTCGCGCAGATCATCGACGACGATGCCGTGCGCACTGGTCACCGTCGCGAAGGCGCCTACTTCGGGGTGAACGGGTTCGTGGTGCGCGGCTCGGTGGTGCTGCAGGCGATCGTCGCTGCCGTGGTGCTCACGGCCTCCGGCTTCGACGCCGCCCTCGGTGACACGCAGCCCGACAGCGTCGACGGCGGCATCCGGCTGATGCTCGCAGTGATCCCGCTCGGGTTCACCGCCCTCGCCTGGCTCTGCTTCTGGGCGTACCCGATCCGCTCCCGCGACCTCTGA
- a CDS encoding polysaccharide deacetylase family protein: MTAPSDLADRLGLPPGARAIILNADDFGMCHAANTAIVDLLTSGSIDSSTVMVPCSWSPEALAFAASRTDLDIGVHLVLTSEWARYRWRPLTGTATTLVDDAGFFPTEVLSVEQNAADDDVAAELAAQVQAALDAGVDVTHLDNHMGSVYGLVTGRGFLQPVFELAARHGLPFRLPRSMDGVGEDSALQSQLDAAAAAADASGVEIIDRLWSHPFELLREGTPDEETYAQMRDGFIALLRAVPAGVTEIYLHPMVDDDELRAAVDFSATKRGYELRLLKDPAVRQAIDDEGLVRIGWRDLRDLQRGRDLQRGDAR; the protein is encoded by the coding sequence ATGACCGCACCGTCCGATCTCGCCGACCGACTCGGCCTCCCGCCCGGCGCACGGGCGATCATCCTCAATGCGGACGACTTCGGCATGTGCCACGCGGCCAACACCGCGATCGTGGATCTGCTCACATCCGGGAGCATCGACTCGTCGACCGTGATGGTCCCGTGCTCGTGGTCGCCGGAAGCGCTCGCCTTCGCCGCATCCCGCACCGATCTCGATATCGGCGTGCATCTCGTGCTCACCAGCGAATGGGCGCGCTACCGGTGGCGCCCGCTCACCGGCACCGCCACGACCCTTGTCGATGATGCGGGCTTCTTCCCGACCGAAGTGCTCTCCGTCGAGCAGAACGCCGCCGACGACGACGTCGCTGCCGAACTCGCCGCTCAGGTGCAGGCCGCGCTCGATGCCGGCGTCGATGTGACGCATCTCGACAATCACATGGGTTCGGTCTACGGACTCGTGACCGGACGCGGCTTCCTCCAGCCGGTGTTCGAGCTCGCTGCACGCCACGGCCTCCCGTTCCGGCTGCCCCGCAGCATGGACGGCGTGGGCGAGGACTCCGCGCTCCAGTCTCAACTCGATGCCGCGGCAGCGGCCGCCGATGCTTCCGGCGTCGAGATCATCGACCGGCTCTGGTCGCACCCGTTCGAGCTGCTGCGTGAAGGCACGCCGGACGAGGAGACGTACGCGCAGATGCGTGACGGCTTCATCGCGCTGTTGCGCGCGGTGCCGGCAGGGGTCACGGAGATCTACCTCCATCCGATGGTCGACGACGATGAGCTCCGCGCCGCCGTGGACTTCAGCGCGACGAAGCGCGGATATGAGCTTCGTCTGCTGAAGGACCCCGCGGTCCGGCAGGCCATCGACGATGAGGGGCTCGTGCGCATCGGCTGGCGCGACCTGCGCGACCTGCAGCGGGGACGCGACCTGCAACGGGGAGACGCGCGGTGA